One stretch of bacterium DNA includes these proteins:
- a CDS encoding YgeY family selenium metabolism-linked hydrolase, whose protein sequence is MTARDLMEKRARDILPDAVHFLREIVAIPSPSGKEEAVARRVAREMVQRGFDEVSIDGFGSVVGRVGAGPRTLLYDAHIDTVGVGDPAAWPHDPFHGKHADGWIWGRGASDNKGGLAAILFGAALAKEVLPKEFSLAVVGSAMEEDCDGVAYKTILDEDGLRPELAILAECTGLRVYRGHRGRMEIGVTVRGASCHASAPERGVNAIYGMTEIVRGIAALGDRLAEDSFLGRGSVAVTRIEGSGPSLNAVPDRCTIFLDRRLTAGESKASALAEIEAIVRAAGVPAEVETLVHRAEGWTGKHVEMEKYYPSWTLDEAHPAFAAGLAAAGAALGHPAEAGRWTFSTNGVYTAGIAGIPTLGFGPAEEEYTHSPADRVSEEHLLRAILFYALYPGFYAGR, encoded by the coding sequence ATGACCGCCCGCGATCTCATGGAGAAGCGCGCCCGCGACATCCTGCCCGACGCCGTGCACTTCCTGCGCGAGATCGTCGCCATTCCGTCGCCGAGCGGCAAGGAGGAGGCCGTCGCGCGGCGCGTGGCCCGCGAGATGGTGCAGCGCGGCTTCGACGAGGTGTCCATCGACGGTTTCGGCTCGGTGGTGGGCCGCGTGGGCGCCGGGCCGCGCACCCTGCTCTACGACGCGCACATCGACACCGTGGGCGTCGGCGACCCGGCGGCCTGGCCGCACGATCCCTTCCACGGCAAGCACGCCGACGGCTGGATCTGGGGTCGCGGGGCGAGCGACAACAAGGGCGGCCTGGCGGCGATCCTCTTCGGCGCCGCCTTGGCCAAGGAAGTGCTGCCGAAGGAGTTCTCGCTGGCCGTGGTGGGCAGCGCCATGGAAGAGGACTGCGACGGCGTCGCCTACAAGACCATCCTCGATGAGGACGGGCTGAGGCCCGAGCTGGCGATCCTCGCCGAGTGCACGGGCCTGCGCGTCTATCGCGGCCACCGCGGGCGCATGGAGATCGGCGTCACCGTGCGCGGCGCGAGCTGCCACGCGAGCGCTCCCGAGCGCGGCGTGAATGCGATCTACGGGATGACCGAGATCGTGCGCGGCATCGCGGCGCTCGGCGACCGCCTGGCGGAGGACAGCTTCCTCGGCCGCGGCTCGGTGGCGGTGACGCGCATCGAGGGCAGCGGACCCAGCCTGAACGCCGTGCCCGATCGCTGCACCATCTTCCTCGATCGCCGGCTCACCGCCGGCGAGAGCAAGGCCAGCGCGCTGGCCGAGATCGAGGCGATCGTGCGCGCGGCGGGCGTGCCCGCCGAGGTGGAGACGCTGGTGCATCGCGCCGAGGGCTGGACGGGCAAGCACGTCGAGATGGAGAAGTACTACCCGAGCTGGACGCTCGATGAGGCGCACCCCGCCTTCGCGGCCGGGCTCGCTGCGGCGGGCGCGGCGCTCGGGCATCCCGCCGAGGCCGGGCGCTGGACCTTCTCGACGAACGGCGTCTACACGGCCGGCATCGCGGGCATCCCGACGCTCGGCTTCGGGCCGGCGGAGGAGGAGTACACGCACTCGCCGGCCGACCGCGTCAGCGAGGAGCACCTGCTGCGGGCGATCCTCTTTTACGCGCTCTATCCGGGCTTCTACGCGGGGCGCTAG
- a CDS encoding peptidoglycan-N-acetylglucosamine deacetylase: MKRWLKVGAAALLVLGVALPALIVFPPRELLFAVARANPEVLFYVETERPVLALTLDDGPDPIVTPKILDLLERHGVRATFFLIGDRVPGNEALLARMRAAGHELANHMAHDESSIGLTPAEFRHQLAEVDSLIAGEGGPRGHWLRPGSGWFNDRMLEQLQTEGYRLALGSVYPHDLVMQSPTLIADFILERSFPGGVIILHDGDGDPERTLAVLERVLPVLIARGYRFLTLTEMAALDTNGPGPLAPPAL, encoded by the coding sequence ATGAAGCGTTGGCTCAAGGTCGGCGCCGCCGCCCTGCTCGTCCTCGGTGTGGCCCTGCCGGCCCTGATCGTCTTCCCGCCGCGGGAGCTGCTCTTCGCGGTGGCGCGGGCCAACCCCGAGGTGCTCTTCTACGTCGAGACCGAGCGGCCCGTGCTGGCGCTGACCCTGGACGACGGCCCCGATCCCATTGTCACCCCGAAGATCCTGGACCTGCTCGAGCGCCACGGCGTGCGCGCCACCTTCTTTCTCATCGGCGACCGCGTGCCCGGCAACGAGGCGCTGCTCGCGCGCATGCGCGCGGCGGGCCACGAGCTGGCCAATCACATGGCGCACGACGAGTCCTCGATCGGCCTCACGCCGGCCGAGTTCCGCCATCAGCTCGCCGAGGTGGACTCCCTGATCGCCGGCGAGGGCGGCCCGCGCGGCCACTGGCTGCGGCCGGGCAGCGGCTGGTTCAACGACCGCATGCTCGAGCAGCTCCAGACCGAGGGCTACCGGCTCGCGCTGGGCTCGGTCTACCCGCACGACCTCGTCATGCAGAGCCCGACGCTGATCGCCGACTTCATCCTCGAGCGCAGCTTCCCGGGCGGGGTGATCATCCTGCACGACGGCGACGGCGACCCCGAGCGCACGCTGGCGGTGCTCGAGCGCGTGCTGCCCGTGCTCATCGCGCGCGGCTACCGCTTCCTCACGCTCACGGAGATGGCCGCGCTCGACACGAACGGCCCCGGCCCCCTGGCCCCGCCGGCCCTCTAG
- the rocD gene encoding ornithine--oxo-acid transaminase yields MARSEDLIRKDNTYGAHNYHPLPVVISKAEGVWVWDPEGRRYLDFLSAYSAVNQGHRHPKIIAALKEQADRVTLTSRAFHNDRMGDFLEALCRYTGFQMALPMNTGAEAVETAIKLARRWGAEKKGVANGKQEIIVCAENFHGRTSTIVSFSTDPDARVNYGPYATGFTVIPYGDAAALEKAITPNTVAFLVEPIQGEAGVALPPEGYLAAVRKLCTQHKVLFIADEVQTGFCRTGRKFACDHEGVRPDAMCLGKALGGGVLPVSAVVADKAIMEVFTPGTHGSTFGGNPLAAAVGIAALAVLEDEQLDERAAVLGEKLREELRAIDCPRIAQVRGKGLLNAVVFEPGFEAWETCLALKDAGLLAKQTHGNIIRFAPPLVISEDELDQAIAMIRKVFLAIPAAAGAK; encoded by the coding sequence ATGGCCCGCAGCGAGGATCTCATCCGCAAGGACAACACCTACGGCGCGCACAACTACCACCCGCTGCCCGTGGTGATCAGCAAGGCCGAGGGCGTCTGGGTCTGGGACCCCGAGGGCCGCCGCTACCTGGACTTCCTCAGCGCCTACTCGGCGGTGAACCAGGGCCACCGGCACCCCAAGATCATCGCCGCGCTCAAGGAGCAGGCGGATCGCGTGACGCTGACCAGCCGCGCATTCCACAACGACCGCATGGGCGACTTCCTCGAGGCGCTCTGCCGCTACACCGGCTTCCAGATGGCGCTGCCGATGAACACGGGCGCGGAGGCCGTGGAGACGGCGATCAAGCTCGCCCGCCGCTGGGGCGCCGAGAAGAAGGGCGTCGCCAACGGCAAGCAGGAGATCATCGTCTGTGCCGAGAACTTCCACGGGCGCACGAGCACGATCGTCAGCTTCAGCACCGACCCGGATGCGCGCGTGAACTACGGCCCCTACGCGACGGGCTTCACGGTCATCCCCTACGGCGACGCGGCCGCGCTCGAGAAGGCGATCACCCCGAACACGGTGGCCTTCCTCGTCGAGCCGATCCAGGGCGAGGCCGGCGTGGCCCTGCCGCCCGAGGGCTACCTTGCGGCCGTGCGCAAGCTCTGCACGCAGCACAAGGTGCTCTTCATCGCCGACGAGGTGCAGACCGGCTTCTGCCGCACGGGCCGCAAGTTCGCCTGCGACCACGAGGGCGTGCGCCCCGATGCGATGTGCCTGGGCAAGGCCCTGGGCGGCGGCGTGCTGCCCGTGAGCGCGGTGGTCGCCGACAAGGCGATCATGGAGGTCTTCACGCCGGGCACGCACGGCTCCACCTTCGGCGGCAATCCGCTGGCGGCGGCCGTGGGCATCGCGGCGCTCGCGGTGCTCGAGGACGAGCAGCTGGACGAGCGCGCCGCCGTGCTGGGCGAGAAGCTGCGCGAGGAGCTGCGCGCCATCGACTGCCCGCGCATCGCCCAGGTGCGGGGCAAGGGCCTGCTCAACGCCGTCGTCTTCGAGCCGGGCTTCGAGGCCTGGGAGACCTGCCTCGCCCTCAAGGACGCCGGCCTGCTCGCCAAGCAGACTCACGGCAACATCATCCGCTTCGCGCCGCCCCTGGTGATCAGCGAGGACGAGTTGGATCAGGCGATCGCCATGATCCGCAAGGTCTTCCTGGCGATCCCCGCTGCGGCCGGCGCCAAGTAG
- a CDS encoding DUF2179 domain-containing protein, whose product MTLSIPLAWLPLAIFLARITDVSLGTVRTIAVVKGRILIASLLGFVEVLIWVIAVSNVVTRLDQPLNLVAWAAGFAVGNAVGIFIERKLALGDVVMRVISRGQGAEIAERLRHLGQRVTEFEGKGRSGPVQLLYLVMDRVDADRVERIARTIDNDCVVVSEDVRHSNIKLRPMMTPRTDWRSLLKRK is encoded by the coding sequence ATGACACTCTCGATTCCCCTCGCCTGGTTGCCACTGGCGATCTTCCTCGCCCGCATCACGGATGTCAGCCTCGGCACCGTGCGCACGATCGCCGTCGTGAAGGGGCGCATTCTGATCGCGTCCCTGCTCGGCTTCGTCGAGGTGCTGATCTGGGTGATCGCCGTGAGCAACGTGGTCACGCGGCTGGACCAGCCGCTCAACCTGGTCGCCTGGGCGGCGGGCTTCGCCGTGGGCAACGCGGTGGGCATCTTCATCGAGCGCAAGCTGGCCCTCGGCGACGTGGTTATGCGCGTGATCAGCCGCGGCCAGGGCGCCGAGATCGCCGAGCGCCTGCGCCACCTCGGCCAGCGGGTGACCGAGTTCGAGGGCAAGGGCCGCAGCGGCCCGGTGCAGCTCCTCTATCTCGTGATGGACCGCGTCGACGCCGATCGCGTGGAGCGGATCGCCCGCACCATCGACAATGACTGCGTGGTGGTGAGCGAGGACGTGCGTCACTCCAACATCAAGCTGCGCCCGATGATGACCCCGCGCACCGACTGGCGCAGCCTGCTCAAGCGCAAGTAG
- a CDS encoding metal-sulfur cluster assembly factor, which translates to MTGIKAAARLIPHPGRRPAEPKEAPVTEPAALDAEAVRTALRGVLDPELGLDIVSLGLVETIESAPGNLSVGLIMTALACPLHGHLAREAEAALRRAAPGGTAVSVRVLDAPAWTPVRMAPEARRRLGW; encoded by the coding sequence TTGACAGGGATCAAGGCTGCGGCCAGGCTGATCCCACACCCTGGTCGCAGGCCCGCTGAGCCCAAGGAGGCCCCGGTGACCGAGCCCGCCGCCCTCGACGCCGAGGCCGTGCGCACCGCCTTGCGCGGCGTGCTGGACCCCGAGCTCGGCCTGGACATCGTCAGCCTCGGCCTCGTCGAGACGATCGAGAGCGCCCCCGGCAACCTGTCCGTGGGCCTGATCATGACTGCCCTTGCCTGCCCGCTGCACGGGCACCTCGCGCGCGAAGCGGAGGCCGCCCTGCGCCGCGCCGCCCCCGGGGGCACGGCAGTGAGCGTGCGCGTGCTCGACGCGCCGGCCTGGACGCCTGTGCGCATGGCCCCCGAGGCCCGGCGCCGGCTCGGATGGTGA